The nucleotide window CTATATGGGTATTAGTAATCTCGGATATATCTGTCAAGAGTTGATGTGCCAAGGGAAAAATGAACACACTCCTGTTGCCGTCATTGAGCAGGGTACGACAATGAACCAACGGGTGGTAACAGGCTCCTTACGATCGATTGCTACTATAGTAGAGAAAGAAAGGGTAAAAAATCCTGCCATCGTGGTGGTGGGGGAGGTCGTCCGCTTTAGAGAGAAAATACTTCCATTCCAGCAAGTAAACGTAGAAAACTTCGAACGATTACACGAAGGAGGTTCAAGATGGTAGAAAAATAAATGGGGGTGTTATACTAGTAAGAATAGTTTAGGTAAACAGGTTGAAAAAGGTGGCGGTTTAGGATCATGCAACAATGGATTAAAGAGGTGGCTAGAGGGAAAAAGGGCTCCAAGGATTTAGACTATCATCAAACAAAAGCAGCAGCTCAGGCAATAGTGAATGGGGAAGCAACCGATGCTCAAATCGCTGCATACTTGACTGGTTTAAGGCTAAAGACAGAATCTACTGAAGAATTGCTAGCATTTGTCCATGTTTTTCAAGAGAATTGTCAAAAGCTAAATCTAGCAAACCATCAAATCATTGATTTAGCCTGTCCCTATAATGGACGGAATTCTTTTACTGGGACCATTCCTGCTGCGATATTACTAGCGGAATCTGGGCTCCCAGTTTTTCTACATAGCAGTGATTCACTTCCTCCCAAATACGGGATTACGATGAAAGCAGTCTTGGAAGAAATGGGGATCAATGTCTCCCAATCCGCTTCGTCGATAGAAAATACAATGGACAAAGCAGGAATTGGCTTTGCATCGACGGAAGCATACTGCCCCGGTCTTGGCAGGCTACGAAAAATTCGTGAGGAAATGGGGATCAGAACACTAGTAAATACAGTGGAAAAGCTATTAAATATTTCACAGGCAGAAACATTGATGATGGGGGCCTTTCATCGCACGGCTATTAATAAAATAGCACCACTGTTTAAAGAACTCCCTTATAAAAATGTTTACATTGTGCAAGGAATGGAAGGTTCAGAAGATTTACCTGTTCACCGGAATAGCTTTATTTTTAAACTATCAAGTGATGGAATGGAATCATGTATTGTAAAGCCTGAGGATTATGGATTGCTAGTAGACGAATGGAACAGCAGCATCCAATTATCGGCGAAAGAGCAGTCCGACATTTCGTTAGCGCTGCTGAGCGGCGAGCGATCAGGGGCACTGCGCTATTATTATCATCAAGTTCTTTTTAATGTCGGAATCCGTTATCATCTCTTTGGTATTTCTTCAAGCATTGAGGAAGGAATTGATAGGGCAAAAGAACAACTCAGAACACAAAAAGGGTTGCGTCAATTAGGAAAATGGAAAGCAAGCCAATCCTAGAAACTCCGTATATAACTGCGGAGTTTCTTTTCTTTTGCTTTTGGCTGGTTATTGTGACAAGTTGCTGAACATTTTTGCCCCCTTGTCTCCTGTCTGTGATATACAGATTTTGGCACTATATAATTCCTGATTATTGATTACTATATATCAACTTTTTATTGACTTAAAAATATATCCCATGTTATATTGTTGTTAAATTAATCAGATAATTTAGAAAATGGCGAATAAGCACTAAATTATGGGTGATTAATATAGATTAATGGATGGATATCAATTGTTATATATTATTCGAGTGTTTCACACTAGCTAAAGGTGGTGAGAAAAATGTAAAGGTTTACATTTCACTAGCGAAATAAACTGTAAACGCTTCATTTTTAGTTTGTGAAAGAAAGATAAGGACTCACGCACTGTTCCGCTACTATTACCTCAAAAGATACTGCACAAGCATTCTACCAAAGCGTCATGCCGCTATTTCATTCTCGGAAATTTGAAACATTCAAACAAAAAGGCGCCAGCAACGCTTTATATCTCGATTGGATAACCTTCGCTCAGAATTTCAAGTAACACACATGCTACAAGGAAGCCGACGTTGGAAAAAGTAGCAATACATATGGATTTTGTGGATCGCCTCTATGTAAAAAAGGTGACGTAAGTCCAAGTCTTTTTCTAAATTGTCAAAATGATCCGACTGAAAACTGGTGGGTCATGGGCTCAATTCGTTATACAGGAAAGTAGGGGAGGAATAAAATGTCAGTGGTCTTAGCAAAAACCCGCTTTGGTATGGTGGAAGGGATACGCGAGGGAGAAATTTGCATTTGGAAAGGTATTCCTTATGCGGCACCACCGATTCATTCTCTCCGATTTCGTGCACCACAGCCACCAGAATCTTGGCTAGGGGTGAGGGAAGCTAAAAAGTTTGGTCCAGCATCACTTCAATCCGAAAGCCTCGCAATGAAGTTTTTAGGTGACTCGCCAACGAATACAAGTGAAGATTGTTTATATCTCAATATTTGGTCACCAGGTTCAGATACTAAACGGCGGCCTGTAATGGTTTGGATCCATGGAGGTTCATTTATGTATGGGTCTGGTTCAAGCCATTTATATGACGGAAAATCATTTGCGGAACAAGGAAATGTAGTTATCGTCACACTCAATTATCGTCTTGGTGTTTTTGGATTTCTTCATTTAAGTGATATGGGGGGTGAAGCCTATCGAGGTTCAGGAAACTGCGGACTCCTCGACCAAGTGGCTGCATTAAAATGGGTCAAAGAAAATATCGAAGCCTTTGGCGGAGATCCAAATAATATCACGATTTTTGGTGAATCTGCGGGAGCTGTCAGTGTGGGTAATCTTTTATCCATGCCAATTGCAAAAGGGCTTTTTCATAAAGCCATCCTGCAAAGTGGCACTGCTAGATGTAAGGTTCCCGTTGAAAAAGCAAATGAAATGACGGAACAACTTCTCTCAGAACTTCAGGTGAATCCAAAAGACCTGTCAGAATTAGAAAAGATTCCAGGAGAAACCATTTTAAAGGCTATTAACATCTTTCCACGAACGGCATTTGGCCCTGTTGGGGATGGAATAAACATGCCCGCCAATCCGGAAAAAGTCCTGGATGAAGGCTTTGCAAGCGATATTCCTGTATTAGTCGGTACAAATAAGGATGAATCACTCCTTTTTACCCATTTCGATCCCATGTGGGAACAAATGGATCAAAGTACATTGCAGAATTTTTTCGAACTTTCATTCCACCCCTATTGGAAGAATGTATCCAAATATGTATGGCAAGGTAAGGAGGTAAATCGGTCACTCTATGAAGATGCCATGACCCACTATGTATTTACAGTTCCAGCCTATTTTTTCTGTGCTAGTCAAGCAAGACTTGGGGCGCCTGTTTGGATGTACCGATTTGACTATGAAAGTAGTGTATCTGATGGAGATTTAAAGGCATTTCATGCACTTGAGATTCCTTTTGTCTGGAATAACCTCCGTAATAAAGAGACGGAGAATATGACAGGAAATGATCCTCATCGGTACAAACTAGCTGAACAGATGCACCTGGCATGGATTGCTTTTGCGCATCATGGTGATCCGAATATAGCGGAATTACCTAATTGGCCGAAATACGATCTGGAAAACAGAGCAACAATGCTTTTTCATACCACAAGTGAGGTTGTACATGATCCTGAGCGTCAAAAACGTTTGAACTGGGAACAAGTCTTTCAAAATAGTAAATAAATAGGGGGATTTGCAAGAATGCCAAAATTAAAGAAAAGTTTTCAAGCTATCCTATTGCTTTTAGTTGCTTTGACGATGGTATTGGCAGGATGTAATAGTTCAGAAAGTTCGACCTCTGAAAGTTCAACCTCTAAAGGAAGTACCCCTTCAGACAATGCATCAAAAGGGGAGCCGCAAAGAGGTGGAGCCATTACGGTTGCATATGTGGCGGATGTTACAAACTTTGACCCTATTAAAGGTACGACGGGTAATGACCATTCATTGTTATGGCCAATATATGACACACTCGTTACATTCACCCCTGATTTGAAGCCTGAACCAGGGTTAGCTGAATCATGGGATATCCCAGATGACAAGACATTGATTCTTCATCTTAGAAAGGGCGTAACCTTCCAAGATGGGACGAACTTCGATGCAGAAGCAGTCAAATTTAATATTGAACGCGTCAATTCAGCCGATTCCCAGGTCAGTGATTTAAAGAGTATCGAAAGTGTGGAAGTTGTGGACGAACAGACAGTAAAACTTCATTTAGCTAAGCCTGATTCTTCTGTTTTGCTAGCCTTAACGGATCGCGGAGGAATGATGGTTTCTCCAGCAGCAGTAAATAAGTATGGGGCAGATTACGCGCAACATCCTGTAGGAGCTGGTCCATTCAAAGTGACTAATCATGTTCCAAACGGCCAGATTGACTACGAAGCAAATAAGGATTACTGGAAAGAGGGCCAGCCGTACCTTGATAAAATAACGGTAAAAGTCATTCCTGATGCCAATTCACAAGTCAATGCCTTGAAAACGGGTCAAGTTGATTTTGTCCCGGGAGTGCAAGCACAGATGATCCCTTCATTAGAGAAAAACCCTAAAGTGGTCTTAAGTACAGAACAAACTTTAGGTCTCAACATGCTTTATCTCAAAACGAATGTGGAACCGTTTAATAACAAAGCGGCCCGCTTAGCGGTATTATATGGAATTGATCGTAACGAAATCATTAATGCGATTAACTTTGGTCAAGGGGAAGCCACCGCTCAGCCATTCCCTAAAGGGTATTGGGCACATGACGAAGGGATCACCATCAAGTATGACCCTGAAAAAGCAAAGCAGCTCCTAAAGGATGCCGGTCTTACCAATGTTTCGTTCACGCTCGTAACGTATCCAATTGATTATTGGACGAGGTTAGCCAATGCCATTAAAGGACAACTGGAAAAAGTGGGCATAACCGTAAAGATCGAGCCATTAGAAGCAAATGCGGCTGTACAAAAGTTTATGACGGATAAAGACACGGATGCGCTGACAGGGAACTGGTCAGGACGGCCAGACCCACAAATGACGATTAATAGTTTGTACTCAAAAGATAGCTTTTATAATCCTGGAAAGCTTTCTACACCAGAATTGGAATCCCTCATTTCAGAAGCTGCCGGCACGTATGAACAGGATAAACGGGGAGAGCTGTATGGAAAAATCATTAACGAGGCGATCATCCAACAAGGATTCTCGATTCCACTATTCTCCGGGTCGATCACACATGCAATGGACAAGAAAATCAAGGGCTTTGAGCCAAACTTGTTAGGAAAGCCGATCTTCTCACAGCTTTGGGCAGATCAAAAATAATTTGAATGGTGAAGTGGGATTTCTATCCTACTTCACTCTCTTTTACAAAGGAGGGTAAACATGTTTTTGAAATTTCTGCTGCGCCGCCTGCTCTATGTTATCCCGATGCTGTTTTTTACCACCTTTTTGGTATTTTCGTTAATTTTATTAATACCAGGTGATCCAGTCCTCGCCATGCTTGGTGATAGTGCCACGCATGAAAAAGTGATAGAATTGCGCAGCCAATTAGGACTTGATCAACCTGTTATCCTCCAATATTTTCATTGGCTAAATCATGCGATTCATGGGGATTTAGGGAGATCCATTTTTACAGGTCAACTTGTGGATGAAGCTATCATGCATACTCTTTTTGTTACCATTCAACTAGTTGTGGTGGGAATGATTTTTGCCATTGCTGGCGGGATGTTTTTTGCTATTACCTCGATCTATTTCCCAAATAGCTGGATGGATTATGTGGCGCGTTTCTTTGGCACATTAGGGACAGCGATACCGAACTTTTTAGTTGCTATGGTCCTCATCATCCTTTTTAGCCTAACACTTAATTGGTTTCCGGCCATTGGCTTTACCAGTATTACAGATGGACCTGGATTGTTCTTAAAATCTATTATTCTCCCAGGCTTCTCCATGAGTTTGGCCGGGATTGCCATCATTACACGGCATTTGCGCTCCTCATTGATGGAAACAATGGATGCAGAATTTGTTCGTACGGCCTATTCAAAAGGGGCGACCCGTTATCGGGCTATATTTAAACATGCGCTCCAGAACGCTATGGTACCTGTTATCACAACGATTGGTCTCATGTTTGGCAACGCGTTAGGAGCAACTGTTGTTGTTGAAAGTATTTTTGCTATTCCAGGAATGGGGCAGCTTGCTGTCAATGCCATTGAACAGCGTGACTTCACAATGGTCCAGGGTGTTGTCCTTGTCATGATTGTGATGGTTATCGTCATTAACTTTATTACAGATATTGTTTATGCGCTGTTAGATCCAAGAATCGAATATTAGAGAGGATTAAGAGGATGAGTTTTAAAACAATCTTTAAACGATTAATGGCCGAAAGACTTGCCTTTGCCAGTTTTATCTTTCTCGCTCTTCTTACCGTTATCGCCATTCTGGCACCATTTATTGCACCATACGAGCCTTTCAAACAAGATTTATCACAGGTCATGTCGCAGCCAAGTGCTAAGCATTGGCTGGGTACAGACGGATTGGGATCTGATATTTTTAGTCAACTGCTAGTAGGTTCACAGACGGCAATTAAGGCAGCCTTGTTCTCGATTATGATTCCCCTTTTTATTGGAGTACCTTTGGGGATTTTAAGCGGGTATTTTGGCGGGATGATCGATGATATTTTTATGCGGATTGTAGATGCGATCATTGCCATTCCAGCCATTATCCTTGCTTTGGGCATTACAAGCGCCTTAGGTGTTAACCTTTGGAATGCGATGATGGCGATTGGGGTTGTCTTTACCCCGCAATTTGCCAGGCTGGCCAGAGGACAGACCCTGCAAATACGGTCAGAGCCATATGTGGAGGCGGCCAAAATTTCTGGGGCGGGGTCTGTATGGATAATGGTTAAACATATTATTCCAAATATCTCACCACCCATTGTTGTCCAAGCGTCCTTTAATCTCAGTATTGCGATACTGATTGAAACCACGCTAAGCTTTCTTGGTTTGGGCGCCCAGCCTCCTGATGTAAGCTGGGGGAGTTTGATTCAGCAAGGCTACAGCTTGATTGACGTGAATCCATGGATGATGGTTTACCCTGGGATTGCCATCCTGTTTACCATCTTGGCTGGGAATTTTCTCGGTGACGGTTTAAGGGTAGCGCTCGATCCAAAACAAAAAACATCGTAACAAAGGGGGAGAGACCATTTGAATGCAGATACACCAATACTGGAAGTCCATCAACTAAAAGCATACATTCCGTCCCCAAAAGGAGAGATTAAGCCTGTCGATGATATTTCTTTTTCCATTAAGAAAGGTGAGATTGTAGCCTTAGTGGGTGAATCAGGAAGTGGGAAGAGTGTTTCTTCTCTTTCTATTATGGGATTAAATGCTGGTGCCATCAAATATCGTTCGGAAAGCTCTATTCTGTTTGAAGGCCGAGATATCTTGAAATTAAAAGAAAAGGAATTACAAAAAATTCGTGGAAATGACATTGCGATGATTTTCCAGGATCCCATGTCTTCCCTGAATCCAGTCCACCCGATTGGGAGACAAATAGCCGAATCGATCGTTCTTCATAAAAAGGTAAGCTATCGAGAAGCGAAAAAAATAGCCCTTGAGCTGCTGAATAAAGTCGGTATTCCTGATGCGGAAAGGCGTCTCAATGATTACCCGCATCAATTATCCGGTGGAATGAGGCAAAGAGCCATGATTGCCATTGCGCTTGCCTGCAATCCGAAACTCCTCATCGCTGATGAACCGACAACGGCCCTTGACGTGACGATACAGTTGCAAATCTTAAATCTTTTACGAGAAATACAGAAGGAATTTGGCATTTCGATTCTATTAATCACACATGACCTTGGGGTGGTAGCTGAAACTGCTGAACGTGTGCTAGTCATGTATTGCGGGAAAATTGTCGAGGAAGGCACAGTGGAGGAAATCTTTGAAAATCCGGGACATCCGTATACAAAAGGGCTGGTGGATAGTATTCCATCATTATACGGGCCCTCAAAGGATACATTGGATGCGATTCCAGGGGTTGTGCCAAATCCGCTTGAACTGCCAAACGGCTGTCATTTCGTGACACGCTGTGCGTTTGCAACGGAAAAATGTCACGAAGTATCTCCTGCATTGAAAAAACATTCAACAGGGAACCGTGTTTCCTGTTGGAATCCACTCACCATGGAAGGGGTTGGGGGAAGATGACAGAAAGTCAGCCGCTTTTGACACTGAAAGGCATCAAAAAACACTTTCCAGTTGGAAGTGGGCTCTTTGGTAAAAAAAATCAATTTGTAAAAGCTGTGGATGGTATCGACCTTAAAATTTATCCCGGTGAAACCGTGGGTTTGGTGGGAGAGTCTGGATGCGGGAAATCAACCATAGGAAGAATGGTTGTGGGGCTTTCAGAGCCGACAGCTGGGGACATCTATTTTGAAGGAAGGAAACTTTCTGAATATAAGAGCAAAAAAGAATTGGGGAAGAATCTGCAGATGATTTTCCAAGATTCCTATTCTTCGCTTAATCCCAGGATGACGGTTGCGGATATTATTGCTGAGCCTCTAGTACTTCATAAAGTGGGAACAAAAAAAGAACGAAGGAAAAGGGTCGATGAACTACTGGAAAGAGTAGGTCTGGCCGCCTATCATGGCAGCAGGTATTCGATTGAATTTTCAGGGGGACAAAGACAAAGAATAGGGATTGCCCGTTCCCTTGCCTTACAGCCAAAATTGATTGTCTGTGATGAGCCTGTCTCCGCACTGGACGTTTCCATCCAAGCGCAAATCTTAAATCTATTAAAAGAAATTCAAAAAGATATGGGCCTATCCTATCTATTTATCGCCCACGGGATTCAAGCTGTCAAGCATATCAGTGATAAAATAGCCGTCATGTATTTAGGCAAAATTTCAGAGTTTGCGGAGAAAGAGGAATTATTCGCAAACCCTCATCATCCATATACAAAGGCATTGTTATCAGCCGTACCGATCGCTAATCCCAAATTGCGGGACAGGGAGCGGATTATTCTAAAAGGAGACTTGCCAAGTCCTGCGAATCCTCCAACAGGCTGTCGTTTCCATACACGTTGTCCTGTAGCAATGGAAAAATGTAAGAGCATGAATCCAAGTCTAATCCATACCTCAAAAGATAGTCTGACTGCTTGTTTATTGTATGAGGAAGAAGTATCTGTGACAAATAAGATGATTATGTAACCAGCATGAGTCATTCGCTATTGATAGATTTAGTAAATAACGCCATTGAAATGCTTGGAATAGGCTGTGGAAAGGGGTTAATGGATTGTCAGAAAATAATATTTTACAAGGAATTCGGGTAATCGATGCATCTACAGTCTTGGCAGCACCTTTAATAGCCAACTTGCTTGGTGATTTCGGAGCTGAAGTGATTAAGATTGAGCAACCAGGGAAAGGGGATCAAACCCGTCATTTTGGAGAAGGCACGTGGAAGGTGACCAATAGAAACAAAAAAGCGATTACGCTAGATTTTAACCAAGAAAAAGGTGTTCAACTCTATTATCAACTCGTCTCCAAGGCAGATGTGGTGATTACCAATTTCAGGCCTGAAACGTTAAGAAGATGGAACATTGATTACGAGGATTTAGTAAAAGTAAAAGAAAATCTGGTCATGATTCATTTCTCGGCATTTGGAAGAAATGGACCATATGCTGAAAAGCCAGGATTTGCTAGGGTGGCTGAATCGTTCTCAGGATTAACCTACATGACTGGTTACCCAGATCGGAAGCCCATTTTTTCAGGTTATCCCATCGCCGATGCAATGGGAGGGGTTTATGGCGCATTTTCAGTCATGCTAGCCCTTTATCACTATAAGCAGACAGGAGAAGGTCAACTAATTGATTTATCCTTATATGAACCGCTGGTACGAGTGATGGAGAACTACATCGTGGATTATGATCTTGAGGGGAAAATTCCTGAACGGAGAGGGACGTTTAATCCTGTTGTTGCCCCAAATGATCTATATGATACAAAAGATCATAAATGGATTGTCATACCCGCATCGACCCAAAATATTTTTGAAAGGTTAATGACCGCCATCGGACATCCAGAATTAGTGAATGATCCAAGATTTCTTACCAATCAATTACGAGTAAGAAATCGCGATGAATTGGACGACTATCTCCATTCATTCTTTTCGGAACACACACTTGAATATTCACGCGAACGCTTGGAAAAGCACGGAGTTGCTTATTCAACCGTAAATTCAGTTGCTGACCTGTATCATGATCCCCATGTGCAAGAAAGAGAGAATATTATTTCAGTTTTTGATTATGCCCTTAATAAGGATATAAAAATGCAGGGGATCGTACCCAAGTTTTCAAAGACACCAGGGCAAGTCAAATGGGCTGGGGCTCCTTTAGGGTGGCATAATAACGAGATTTATCAAGGCTTACTCAATCTATCTGATGATGACTTTCATCACTTGGTACAACTTGGTGTCATCTAAAAAAAGGTATAGGGTCTTAGCGACAAAGATGACTACAGCTCGTGGAGGCAAATTTTTTATATATGGGAGGTTACGAACATGGGGAAATTGTCAGGAAAATACGCGATTGTTACAGGAGGCGGGAAAGGGATCGGTGAATCAATCGTCAAACGCTTTTTGGAGGACGGTATGGAAGGCATAGCGGTACTCGAATATGATGTGGAGCTCGTGGAAAGATTGATTTCAACCCTCGGTGAAATCAGTAATAAGGTCTTGCCTATTAGGTGTGATGTATCCAACGAAGCACACGTAAGAACCGCTGTTTCCCAAGCTGTTGAACGGTTTGGCACGGTGGACATCCTCGTCAATAATGCTGGTATCACAAGGGACAGCATGTTCCACAAGATGGCGGATGAAGCTTGGGATGCTGTGATAAATGTGAATCTCAAGGGTGCCTACCACCTTTGTAAATACGTCATCCCGATTATGCGCAATCAGTCTTATGGAAGAATCGTTAATATCTCATCGGTTTCTGCCTTTGGTAATGCGGGTCAAGCGAATTACGCCGCCTCAAAAGCGGGATTGATTGGATTTTCAAAAACGCTGGCGAAGGAAGGCGGTCCCAAAAATATTACCGTGAACTGTGTTGCTCCCGGATATATTGAAACGGATATGTACCATCATGTTCCGGAAGAAATCATCGCTGAACATATGAAGCTGATCCCGTTAAGAAGGCTTGGACAACCAAATGAAGTCGCTAGTGCCGTATCCTTCCTCTCCAGTGATGATGCCAGTTTCATTTCGGGTCATTGCCTCATCTTAAGCGGTGGTGCTACAACTTGATGAACCGATCAAGAGGATTTTGAGAGGAGGGTCAAGAAATAGTATAGTACTAAAATGATAGTAAGGTGATTAAAAAGATGAACAAGCATATGATCAATATACTTTGGCTTGCCAAAAGTGAATATCCGTCAGGTAGTAGTCTGATCCCTCATAAACATGAGTACTTTCAGATTTACTATGTCATTAGCGGAGAAGGAGATTTTATCGTAGGGAATGAATCCGTGAAACTGGGGCGGGGGATGTATCTTTTTACCAGACCGAATGATATCCACGGTATAACTGATACGCGAGAGGTAGACGGAAAGCCGCTACGAATGCTGGAAGCAAAGTATGTTGTTTTTGATAACGAGTTTGAAGAAAGGCTTAACCAGATTCCAATTGTATGCCAAGGATCAGATACGATTGAAGAAATGCTTGAGTTGGTCTTTAAAGAAGGAATTGACACCCTTCCCTGGTATCTAGAAATCGCCACACATACATTGATTGCAGCTCTTTACTATATGATTCGATTTCAAAGAATTGAAATATCGGCAAATCCCCGAAAGTCAAAAGTGGTGGAGCAAATAAAAGAGATGATCCAACAAAATTATAAGATTGAAATTTCATTGGACCACCTTGCACAGTTCGTCGGTCATAGCAAAAATTATATTTGCAAAACATTTAAGGAAAATACCGGTATGACCATCA belongs to Neobacillus sp. OS1-2 and includes:
- a CDS encoding AraC family transcriptional regulator, which produces MNKHMINILWLAKSEYPSGSSLIPHKHEYFQIYYVISGEGDFIVGNESVKLGRGMYLFTRPNDIHGITDTREVDGKPLRMLEAKYVVFDNEFEERLNQIPIVCQGSDTIEEMLELVFKEGIDTLPWYLEIATHTLIAALYYMIRFQRIEISANPRKSKVVEQIKEMIQQNYKIEISLDHLAQFVGHSKNYICKTFKENTGMTINLYLNKVRIDKAAELLVNTNLDIAEISTDVGYNNIYHFIKTFKKIVGTSPGNFRKNELSGNALVSSKVRAIATIPAQQTRNDV